The genomic interval TTGACTTCAGTGTGATGAGGTCTGGAAAAGGTCTACTCCACAAAGACCCTTTCCAGTGCTCACCAGCCAGTCCTGACCGCACTTCTTGGTTAGCTCACGGTGCCCCTGTGGTTTTTAGCACGTGGCTTGGCCACACTGGGTCAGACTGACTCACTTAAGACAGGAACAGACTAGTTCAACCATAAAAAACTTTACTGTAAGCAAGATAATATCTTCAACGTGCTGCTCTGAGAGGCCTGACAACTtagtctgttttcatttccctcATACTGCCTTCATTGCTGATATCAAAGGaggtaaaaaaacaaaccacccaacCATTATCATCTCCCTTCAGAAAAGCGTGCCAGTCATCCCCTTAACTTCCTTATGGGAGAAAGGTAACACAATAGCTTCCCTTGTCCTGAGAGCGAGTCTGGCTTAGCACAGCAGACGTCTTCCTTGACCTTCGCTCCCGAGCCCTTTGAGGAGAGTACTGACCAAAGAGCAAAGTAGCTCCATGAAAACCAGCACAGGTGAAAATTCCTGGCAGTTAAAACGgggcaaagattttttttttttttttttttcaagtcataAAGCTTGAAAGCTCCATTTGTGTCTGTCTGGCTTTATTGCCCAGGGAAATGGGGGCAAAAAATCAACAAGATACCGTACAGTCACGGTGGGGATGCGCTGCTGCGGTGGGTGCAGGTTGATAGAGCctggaatgaaaatacagagaggCCCTGCGATGAGGTTTGGTCAGTGACTCAAAAAGCAACGCACTGCATCTGATGTTGCCGAAAGTGCCAGTGTTGCACACTGAGCTGCTTTGATCACCAGAGGTGAGTGCGTGGCTGTGTGTTCTCTGCAGGGTGTAGACTGAAATATCGCCCGTACTTAAAAACACCTACGAGTGTGGTGTGTGTGCAACAGGTGTACCTGTAAGTGTGTGCGTGGCTTGGGAAGTCCTGTGCAGGTGACACGGTTCTGCTGTGCAAGGGTGAATTTCTGTTCTGGGTACACTGTGGGTGGCTGGCGGCATGAAACCATAAGCAAAGTAACGAATTCTTTTGTGCTGTTTGAtggttttaattcttctttatGTTAAACTAATCTACAGTAACCAGTTCCTCCATGTTTGACAAAGTGTTGAACAATGCCTGCACGGTCCCCTGGGAGCCCTGCGCAGGCTCTCGGTGTAATCCCCCACGCTTAGCTGATCTGTGCTGCTGTCTTCAGTCTCTGTAACGAGCAAAGTTATCTCCTAATCTGTGACTGTTAAAGCTGCATATACAAAACACAGACATTTAATTTTCCCCCTTAACTATGTAAAGCAACTCTGCTTCCTCTGAGTTGCCTTTTCGCATCATCTCGCTCCGCAGATCTCTGCCCATTGTGTGTTTTAGTCATGTTTAAAGCCCTCTGCCTGGGGTTCCCCGATGGCCGTGCAGACTGCGAGGCACAGGAGCGGCATGAGGAACTAGCAGTGTGAAAATCGGCTCATCGGCATGAAAAGCCACAAAGCTTGTGTTAGCAGCAGTAGTTTTGAGAATTGTTTGCAGTCCCTTGAAGCAGTGCAATTGTTATCTGCCTGATTTTGCTTGAGACATTTAGGATTAGCATTGAAATTAGCCAGTTCTTGCAAATATCTTGGTTGCCGAATAATACCAAAAGGCCAAGTGGCAGACCTAGGTGAGACTTCTGGCCCCATGAACTCTCTGCTGTTTGCTTCTAGGATACGAGCAGAGGCATCAAAGTTTGCAGGTCAGATTTCttaccaaaaataaatatatgacaTTGTGTTTCAAAGGTTCAAGTTTTGAAAGAAGTAGTTCTATATTGTCATGCTGCTTAGGAATCCTGGTCAGGCCAAGAGACGGGGAGTCACAGGGCAGTGTTGTTGATAGGTTTTACTCTTCCAGGGTGAACATTCTCCCTTAAAATcctctttctgtcctttcttttttccatctatCCTCTTTGGGGGCCCTGTGCCTTGTGTGATAGAGTCCTCCCGTGCAGGAgtggaaagaagcagcagtatGCAGCATCTCACAGGCCAAGGGCAGTGtaggagcagagccctgcaATGAAAAGGGGAGGCACCTGGGCTCTTGGAGGTGGAAGCTTGTAGTTCATATGCTTCACCAAGAATTGcctgaagctgctgcttctccatcgACTTACAGATCTGAAGGCTTTTTGCTGTGGTCACTTCAAGGTGCCCTAGTGAACAGCCACAGTCACAGGCGGTGAACGTGGGGAAAAGTCCTCCAGAAACTGAGTCTGCTGGGTGGATTCTGGTGCCAGTTTTAGACATACGCTAGCCTCCGTCATGCTGTTGTTGTTGACAGAGCTGCTGTTGCAACATGGCTCTTTTGCGGGGCGGATGGCCACTAAGAACTGACGCTTGAAGGTCTCACTGAGGGCAATGTAGAGGAAGGGATTGAGGCAACTGTTGGCATAGCCCAAGCTAATGGCAAAGTTGTAGGCATAAAAGAAGGCCATGGATGGTGTGTCGATGCCAAGGTGAACCAGCTGGAGGATGTAGAAGGGAGcccaacaaataaaaaaggcagAGCAGATGGCAACTGCCATGCGGGTGACTTTTTTGGTACGTACCCGGAGGCTCCTTTGGGGCAATGGGACCACAGTGGTGGCCATGTGCTGGAGGATCTTAAAATAGACCACACAGATCACAATCAACGGCACAGCGAACGCCAGCATGAACTGATAGAGGGTGAACCAGTAGATATCAGTCTCTGGGTTGGGAAGCAAGAGAGCACAGCGGACAGTCCCATCCTCCAGAGGCATAAGACCTGCATACATCCACACAGGAATGATGGTCAGGAAGGAAAGGAGCCACACCAAGCAGATAACTAGAGCTGCAACGCATGGAGTCCGGACGTAGGTGGATTTTAGAGGGTAGACGGTCGCCAGGTAGCGGTCTAGTGTCATCACTGTAAGGATGTTGGTGCTGGTGATCTGACTGTTGGTGTCCAGGGCAGTGATGATGGTGCATAGGGGAGCTCCAAAGTACCATGAGCCGTTGCCTAGGAGCTGGTGGATGAGGAAGGGCATGCctaagaggaagaggaggtccACAATGGAGAGGTTGAAGATGAAAATGTCAGGCACGGTCTGTTTGCATCTCAGCTTCTTCTTCTTGATGATAGTGTAGATGACAATGAGGTTCCCCACAATGCCCAAGAAGCAGATGATGCTGAAGAGACTGGGCATGATCACATTGGTGTATGGTGCTGGCTTCTCAGGTACtgccaaaacaaaccaaagccaTGAGTGCAACCCAGAGGTAACCTCTTCACATCTCAGTGTGCTTGCCCTGTCCTGCAGCTGGATCCCCTTCAAAGATGTAGCTTGGAATGATGGTTAAGACCTTCTGCTGTACTTGGAGAGGCATAGCTGGGGATTTGACActtcctcctctgccacccAATACATGCAGCACACCACCCAAATCTGGCCATGCGTAGACATCTTTCCCCAGCTCCCCTGATGTAATTCTGTCCTGACCTGAACCTCCCCAGCTCTTTCTGGGGGACTGACATCAGACTGGCGTGCCTCTGCACTTTCCAGCGTCTGACAGGGAGCTGATGGTAACTGTTCTTCCAGGCAGTGCTGGGTGTCCAGCCATTTTGAGGGGAGTGGGTGAGGCAGCTTGAGCCTTCCACGTCAGAGGAGTAAGCCTGTATGTGGGTGCCAAAATCTGGATATAGTCAATACTCAAGCTGTTGTGTCAGAAAGCTTCAGCTTGTCTGTTGGGTGATTTATCTATTGTACGGTATGAGACACAGAGTTCATTGACCATGCGGGCAGATAATGAATGCTTATCTAAATTGTAAGATCTGGGActgtgccctggctgtgtctcaCTTCTGTTGTCATGGTTAGGCCTGAGCATGCACTCCTTTCCATCTTCTttccctgcccttctccctttctctaGTTTCTTTTGTAGAAGGAAATCCAGATGTGTGGCCAGACAGGGATTTGGGAGTATGTTTCAGAGCGGCCCTTCAACAGGGAGTGCCCTGGTTGTacgtggaggaaaaaaatggcttaAAGCCGTTGTCTCTGGGTTCTGGATGTAGGTGGATTTCAAAGGCAAAATTCTTGCCTGATAATGCTTAGCTTATCAGCATTGATATTTGACTGTTGCTGTTTGGGGTGGGAGGCCCAAGCATAATCAAATTTACATTCGCCTTGTACACAACCCAggtttaaaatcacattttgaagCCACAAGCCCTCAGTGCCAACCAACAGGGATTTCTGCTCTTGGGCACAGAACGTAGTGTCTAAGACGCTGATTGCGGTGCGCTCTGTTCTGCAAGACTGCCATGTGCACTGTGTGATGGAGTCTTAAATCACCTTCTCAGCTGAGGCAAATCTCATTTCATCTCATTACTTCCCTCCTATGGGACCTGGTCTTTTTCTGGGGGAAGGCTTTGTATGAGTTATTTGTGTAGCTGTT from Grus americana isolate bGruAme1 chromosome 18, bGruAme1.mat, whole genome shotgun sequence carries:
- the LOC129214662 gene encoding LOW QUALITY PROTEIN: melanin-concentrating hormone receptor 1-like (The sequence of the model RefSeq protein was modified relative to this genomic sequence to represent the inferred CDS: inserted 1 base in 1 codon), which gives rise to MLSDDVAGRVSCSLMSVPAPGSVGREWASGAQCGRAAASARRLQEGSCLPHSXRPPSAPAVKKKGGGRGHAVAAADPPRELAQLSPSLAPGLAAMAPANSSRNFSAPEARNGSVPEKPAPYTNVIMPSLFSIICFLGIVGNLIVIYTIIKKKKLRCKQTVPDIFIFNLSIVDLLFLLGMPFLIHQLLGNGSWYFGAPLCTIITALDTNSQITSTNILTVMTLDRYLATVYPLKSTYVRTPCVAALVICLVWLLSFLTIIPVWMYAGLMPLEDGTVRCALLLPNPETDIYWFTLYQFMLAFAVPLIVICVVYFKILQHMATTVVPLPQRSLRVRTKKVTRMAVAICSAFFICWAPFYILQLVHLGIDTPSMAFFYAYNFAISLGYANSCLNPFLYIALSETFKRQFLVAIRPAKEPCCNSSSVNNNSMTEASVCLKLAPESTQQTQFLEDFSPRSPPVTVAVH